A genome region from Proteus vulgaris includes the following:
- the selB gene encoding selenocysteine-specific translation elongation factor, translated as MIFATAGHVDHGKTTLIQAITGVDTTHLPEEKKRGMTIDLGYAYWRQDDGTSIGFVDVPGHEKFLSNMLAGVGGISHALLIVACDDGVMAQTIEHISILRLAGCPQVTVILTKADRVTPERIEEVRSQTIDVLANLGWQQPDIFVTSAPSGEGIPALRNYLVELHQQEQQHPQWHKRFRLAIDRVFSIKGAGLVVTGTALAGQISVGDTFWLTGADKPVRIRALHAQNQPVESAGAGHRIAINITGDVSKENVSRGDWLLSQAPNYQSHKILVSLIADEPLKHWQPVHIHHGTRHITGRVALLNDVNETPQLAELILDEPLWLVDNDRLILRDISAQRTLAAAKVLYLHSPRRGKRQAEFLTWLHQLDNADSVSAHLALCLPKGELSLSQFSWAQQLTETALAQLLETFDLVNVAGVILSKDNADKAKQKLLDTLEEYHQQHNDQMGVGRSRLKRMALPTYHDELVYHLIDQLRKEGAISQSRGWLHLPTHGLAFSPEQDALWQKAKVYFEQAEPWWVRDLANEMKNDEKVIRSLLRKAAQLGLIIPIIADRYYTHQSIEKFASIILKYNENNGSVTAADFRDELSVGRKLAVQILEYFDRTGFTRRKKDLHILRDKGLF; from the coding sequence ATGATTTTTGCGACAGCAGGTCACGTAGACCACGGAAAAACCACTCTTATACAGGCCATTACTGGGGTAGATACGACCCATTTACCTGAAGAGAAAAAGCGCGGCATGACCATCGATTTAGGTTATGCCTATTGGCGTCAAGATGATGGAACCTCAATAGGTTTTGTGGATGTTCCTGGCCATGAGAAATTCCTTTCAAATATGCTCGCAGGTGTTGGTGGGATCTCTCATGCACTATTAATTGTGGCTTGTGACGATGGCGTTATGGCACAAACCATCGAACATATTTCTATTTTACGTCTTGCTGGCTGTCCTCAAGTTACCGTTATTCTCACCAAAGCCGATCGCGTTACACCTGAGCGAATAGAAGAAGTTCGTTCACAAACAATCGATGTATTAGCCAATTTAGGCTGGCAACAACCTGATATTTTTGTCACTTCAGCCCCTTCTGGTGAAGGTATTCCAGCGCTTCGTAACTACCTTGTTGAGTTGCATCAGCAAGAGCAACAGCATCCTCAATGGCATAAGCGTTTTCGTTTAGCAATAGACCGTGTTTTTAGCATTAAAGGGGCTGGTTTAGTTGTCACAGGAACCGCACTTGCAGGACAAATCTCTGTTGGTGATACCTTTTGGCTAACTGGCGCAGATAAACCCGTAAGAATAAGAGCCTTACATGCACAAAATCAGCCCGTAGAGAGTGCAGGTGCAGGCCATCGCATTGCAATTAACATCACAGGTGATGTCAGTAAAGAAAATGTCTCTCGTGGTGACTGGCTTCTTTCTCAAGCGCCTAACTATCAATCTCATAAAATATTAGTCAGTTTAATTGCGGATGAACCTTTAAAGCATTGGCAGCCTGTACATATTCACCACGGTACACGTCATATTACGGGTCGTGTTGCTCTTTTAAATGATGTGAATGAAACACCGCAGTTAGCCGAGCTTATTCTTGATGAACCTCTTTGGCTGGTGGATAACGACAGACTTATCTTGCGTGATATTAGTGCTCAACGCACGTTAGCCGCAGCAAAAGTCTTATATTTGCACTCACCACGTAGAGGCAAACGACAAGCCGAATTTTTAACTTGGTTACACCAACTTGATAATGCAGACAGTGTCAGCGCCCATTTAGCGTTATGTTTACCAAAAGGTGAACTCTCTCTAAGTCAGTTTTCTTGGGCACAACAATTAACTGAAACTGCACTGGCTCAGTTATTAGAAACCTTTGACCTAGTTAACGTCGCTGGCGTTATTCTTTCTAAAGATAATGCTGATAAAGCAAAACAAAAATTACTCGATACACTTGAGGAATATCACCAACAACATAATGATCAAATGGGGGTAGGTCGCTCTCGCTTAAAACGGATGGCACTCCCTACTTATCATGATGAATTGGTCTATCACTTAATTGATCAATTACGTAAAGAAGGGGCTATTAGCCAAAGTCGTGGTTGGCTTCATCTTCCAACCCATGGTCTTGCTTTTTCTCCAGAACAAGATGCGCTATGGCAAAAAGCTAAAGTCTATTTTGAGCAAGCAGAACCTTGGTGGGTACGTGATCTCGCCAATGAAATGAAAAATGATGAGAAAGTGATCCGCTCATTATTACGTAAAGCGGCACAATTAGGTTTAATTATTCCGATTATTGCCGACCGCTACTATACACACCAATCAATAGAAAAATTTGCGTCTATCATTTTGAAATATAATGAAAATAATGGCAGTGTTACCGCCGCAGATTTCCGTGATGAGTTATCTGTTGGGCGTAAATTAGCAGTACAAATTTTAGAGTATTTTGACCGTACTGGTTTTACTCGTCGCAAAAAAGATCTTCATATTTTACGAGATAAGGGATTATTCTAA
- the selA gene encoding L-seryl-tRNA(Sec) selenium transferase encodes MTNDMRSLYSQLPSIDKLLHQADIQALVASYGQTFIAEHLRKLQEEARIIIRQKNTLPQWHNHWVDELKNRITLQRKSSIRPVFNLTGTVLHTNLGRALMAESAIEAVSQVMRSPATLEYSLDGASRGHRDRAIADLLCDLTGAEDACIVNNNAAAVLLMLATVAPHKEVVVSRGELVEIGGAFRIPDVMTQAGCTLKEVGTTNRTHLKDYRNAINENTGLLMKVHTSNYCIQGFTAEVHGDELAALGKEMNLPTAIDLGSGSMTHLAALGLPSEPMPQDYLQQGIDLVTFSGDKLLGGPQAGIILGKKVWIEAIQRHPLKRALRVDKMTLAALGATLRLYQQPEKMAVEIPTLRLLTRTQTEINDMAQRLLPHFQAYYGDNYHITVSSCASQIGSGSLPIESLPSAALTFEAKDGKGSQLDALAAHWRNLEKPIIGRITDGRLWLDLRCLEDENALIQALLL; translated from the coding sequence ATGACAAATGATATGCGCTCACTTTATAGTCAACTACCGTCTATTGATAAATTACTGCACCAAGCAGACATCCAAGCCTTAGTGGCTTCTTATGGTCAGACATTTATTGCAGAGCATTTACGAAAGTTACAAGAAGAAGCGCGTATCATTATTCGCCAAAAAAACACGTTACCCCAATGGCATAATCATTGGGTAGATGAATTAAAAAATCGTATTACATTACAACGAAAATCCTCAATTAGACCTGTTTTCAATTTAACAGGCACTGTTTTACACACTAATTTAGGGCGTGCATTAATGGCAGAATCCGCCATTGAAGCGGTTAGCCAAGTTATGCGATCACCTGCAACCTTAGAGTATTCTCTTGATGGGGCTTCAAGAGGACACCGCGATCGCGCGATCGCAGATTTGTTATGTGACTTAACGGGGGCAGAAGATGCTTGTATCGTTAATAACAATGCCGCGGCTGTTTTATTGATGCTCGCAACGGTTGCACCTCATAAAGAGGTCGTTGTTTCTCGTGGTGAATTAGTAGAGATTGGTGGCGCTTTTCGTATCCCTGATGTGATGACACAAGCAGGTTGTACACTCAAAGAGGTGGGAACAACAAACCGTACTCACCTTAAAGATTATCGTAACGCCATTAATGAAAATACCGGTTTGCTAATGAAAGTTCATACGAGCAATTATTGTATTCAAGGTTTTACAGCAGAAGTCCATGGCGACGAACTTGCCGCGCTTGGCAAAGAGATGAATTTACCCACCGCTATCGATTTGGGCAGTGGCTCAATGACTCATTTAGCCGCCTTAGGTTTACCTTCCGAGCCAATGCCTCAAGATTATCTGCAACAAGGTATCGACCTTGTTACCTTCTCGGGCGATAAATTATTAGGTGGCCCACAAGCTGGGATAATCTTAGGTAAAAAAGTGTGGATTGAGGCTATTCAACGCCATCCTTTAAAGCGTGCATTACGTGTTGATAAAATGACATTAGCGGCTTTAGGCGCCACATTACGCCTTTACCAACAACCTGAAAAAATGGCGGTTGAGATCCCGACATTACGTTTGTTAACGCGGACACAAACAGAAATTAATGATATGGCGCAACGGTTATTGCCTCATTTTCAGGCATATTATGGGGATAACTACCATATCACGGTATCCTCATGTGCTTCTCAAATAGGCAGTGGTTCATTACCTATTGAAAGTTTGCCAAGTGCGGCACTGACCTTTGAAGCCAAAGATGGAAAAGGTAGCCAGTTAGATGCGCTAGCTGCGCATTGGCGTAATTTAGAAAAGCCAATTATTGGTCGAATTACTGATGGTCGCCTGTGGCTTGATCTGCGCTGTCTTGAGGATGAAAATGCATTAATACAGGCACTTTTACTATGA
- the fdhE gene encoding formate dehydrogenase accessory protein FdhE, with the protein MSIRIVPKEQLGKEPSEKGISFIPPVLFPNLKNLYQRRAERFQALAKDNPFADYLEFAAEIVKAQEKALHDNPLIIDLAPLMTQQIGAAPLDRKTFKRSKHWHALLASIIAELRPVVPESATITLENLSKASETELEEMATALLNDEYSKVSADKSVFIWAALSLYWAQLAANIPGKAKTEYGENRQFCPVCNSMPVASMVQIGTTQGLRYLHCNLCETQWHVVRIKCTNCELTGKLNYWSLDSENAPVKAESCGDCGSYLKILYQEKDANVDAVADDLASIVLDAKMEEEGFARSSINPFLFPNE; encoded by the coding sequence ATGAGTATTCGCATCGTTCCTAAAGAGCAATTAGGTAAAGAACCATCAGAAAAAGGGATTAGTTTTATTCCTCCCGTATTATTCCCGAATCTGAAAAACCTTTATCAACGTCGTGCAGAACGTTTTCAAGCACTAGCAAAAGATAATCCTTTTGCAGACTACCTTGAATTTGCGGCAGAAATTGTCAAGGCTCAAGAAAAAGCACTTCATGACAATCCACTCATCATCGATCTTGCTCCACTTATGACACAGCAAATCGGTGCCGCGCCTTTAGATAGAAAAACATTCAAACGCAGTAAACATTGGCATGCTTTATTAGCTTCAATTATTGCTGAATTACGTCCCGTTGTGCCTGAAAGTGCCACTATCACTTTAGAAAATCTTTCTAAAGCTTCTGAAACTGAATTAGAAGAGATGGCAACAGCATTACTTAATGATGAATATTCAAAAGTCTCAGCAGATAAATCTGTCTTTATTTGGGCAGCATTGTCTCTTTATTGGGCACAATTAGCGGCAAATATTCCAGGTAAAGCCAAGACAGAATACGGTGAAAATCGTCAATTTTGCCCAGTTTGTAACAGTATGCCTGTGGCAAGCATGGTACAAATCGGCACAACACAAGGTTTACGTTATTTACACTGTAATTTATGTGAAACACAGTGGCATGTTGTACGCATTAAATGCACCAACTGTGAATTAACGGGTAAATTAAATTACTGGTCTTTAGACAGCGAAAATGCCCCAGTAAAAGCAGAAAGCTGTGGTGATTGTGGAAGCTATCTGAAAATTTTATATCAAGAAAAAGATGCCAATGTGGATGCTGTCGCTGACGATTTAGCCTCTATTGTTCTTGATGCAAAAATGGAAGAAGAAGGCTTTGCTCGTAGTAGCATTAATCCATTCCTGTTCCCGAACGAATGA
- the fdoI gene encoding formate dehydrogenase cytochrome b556 subunit: MMKKKGDKILRHTASERINHWVVVIVFLFTAISGLGFFFPSLNWFMNILGTPELSRLLHPFVGSAMAILFIFMFFRYLKYNFIDKDDLVWAKNIHKVLQNEEAGDIGHYNLGQKGIYWMLSISLILLTVSGIIIWRPYFAEYFSIPVIRIALLVHSLSAILLIITVFVHAYAAFWVKGSIRSMIEGWVTRGWAKKHHPRWYREILEEEKKEAEKQSEK; the protein is encoded by the coding sequence ATGATGAAGAAGAAAGGTGATAAAATTCTTCGCCATACCGCATCAGAGCGTATAAACCACTGGGTTGTTGTGATTGTCTTTCTGTTCACAGCAATCAGCGGATTGGGTTTCTTCTTCCCATCTCTGAACTGGTTCATGAATATTTTAGGAACACCAGAATTGTCGCGTCTGTTACACCCATTTGTGGGTAGTGCTATGGCAATTCTCTTTATCTTTATGTTCTTCAGATACTTGAAGTATAACTTTATCGATAAAGATGACTTAGTCTGGGCTAAAAATATTCATAAAGTGCTACAAAATGAAGAAGCTGGCGATATCGGTCACTACAATTTAGGTCAGAAAGGCATTTACTGGATGTTAAGTATCAGTCTAATCTTACTGACCGTCAGTGGCATTATCATTTGGCGTCCTTATTTCGCCGAGTATTTCTCGATCCCAGTGATTAGAATTGCCTTATTAGTTCACTCATTATCAGCAATTTTACTGATAATCACCGTATTTGTTCACGCTTATGCGGCATTCTGGGTGAAAGGGTCAATTCGTAGCATGATTGAAGGCTGGGTAACGCGTGGCTGGGCTAAAAAGCACCACCCTCGTTGGTATCGTGAAATTCTCGAAGAAGAGAAAAAAGAAGCCGAAAAGCAGTCAGAGAAATAA
- the fdxH gene encoding formate dehydrogenase subunit beta encodes MSLQSQDIIRRSATNSLTPAPQVRDYKEEVAKLIDVTTCIGCKACQVACSEWNDIRDKIGTNVGVYDNPTDLTAKSWTVMRFSEVEENGKLEWLIRKDGCMHCADPGCLKACPAEGAIIQYANGIVDFQSEHCIGCGYCIAGCPFNVPRINEEDNRAYKCTLCVDRVEVGQEPACVKTCPTGAIHFGSKEAMINLASERVSELQTRGYDNAGLYDPQGVGGTHVMYVLHHADKPNLYHGLPENPEISSTVKFWKGIWKPLAAVGFAATFAGAIFHYLGVGPNRTTEEDEEEALKEMEASSKTQTSVKKEEQK; translated from the coding sequence ATGTCACTGCAATCCCAAGACATTATTCGTCGCTCTGCTACCAATTCCCTCACTCCCGCGCCTCAGGTGCGGGATTACAAGGAAGAAGTGGCAAAACTTATCGACGTAACAACCTGTATCGGCTGTAAAGCCTGTCAGGTTGCTTGTTCTGAATGGAATGATATTCGCGATAAAATTGGCACTAACGTAGGCGTTTACGATAACCCAACTGACCTAACAGCAAAATCATGGACAGTGATGCGTTTCTCTGAAGTTGAAGAGAACGGCAAACTGGAATGGTTAATTCGTAAAGATGGTTGTATGCACTGTGCTGATCCTGGCTGTTTAAAAGCCTGCCCAGCAGAAGGTGCTATCATTCAATACGCTAACGGTATTGTTGATTTCCAATCAGAACACTGTATTGGTTGTGGTTATTGTATCGCAGGTTGTCCTTTCAATGTGCCTCGCATTAATGAAGAAGATAACCGCGCTTACAAATGTACGTTATGTGTTGACCGTGTAGAAGTTGGTCAAGAACCTGCCTGTGTGAAAACTTGCCCAACAGGCGCGATTCATTTTGGTTCGAAAGAAGCCATGATCAATCTTGCTAGTGAGCGTGTTTCTGAACTGCAAACGCGTGGTTACGACAATGCAGGTCTTTACGATCCACAAGGTGTGGGGGGTACACACGTAATGTATGTTCTCCATCATGCTGACAAACCCAATCTGTACCACGGTTTACCAGAAAACCCAGAAATTAGCTCTACCGTTAAATTCTGGAAAGGTATTTGGAAACCCTTGGCTGCTGTTGGTTTTGCCGCAACCTTCGCAGGTGCTATTTTCCACTATTTAGGTGTCGGTCCAAACCGTACCACTGAAGAAGATGAAGAAGAAGCACTCAAAGAGATGGAAGCATCTTCTAAAACACAGACCTCTGTGAAGAAGGAGGAGCAGAAATGA
- the fdnG gene encoding formate dehydrogenase-N subunit alpha: MQVSRRQFFKICAGGMAGTTAAALGFAPAVALAGSRQYKLLRARETRNTCTYCSVGCGLLMYSLGDGAKNAKETIFHIEGDSDHPVNRGALCPKGAGLVDFIHSEGRLKHPEYRAPGSDKWVKLTWEETFDRIARLIKKDRDANFQKFNKEGVEVNRWLTTGMLCASAASNETGFLTQKFSRALGMLAVDNQARVUHGPTVASLAPTFGRGAMTNHWVDMKNANLIVVMGGNAAEAHPVGFRWAMEAKIHNNAKLIVIDPRFTRTAAVADFYTPIRSGTDIAFLSGVILYLLENKKYQKEYVEAYTNASLIVREDYHFDDGLFSGYDAEKRKYDKTTWNYEMDENGFAKRDTTLQHPRCVWNLLKQHVSRYTPDVVTQICGTPKDDFLKVCEYIAETAAKDKTASFLYALGWTQHTVGAQNIRTMAMIQLLLGNMGMAGGGVNALRGHSNIQGLTDLGLLSQSLPGYLTLPSEKQTSLETYLAANTPKATVPGQVNYWGNYPKFFVSMMKTFYGDNAQRDNDWGFSLLPKWDKPYDVLQYFDMMDKGEVNGYICQGFNPVASFPNKNKVVRSLSKLKFLITMDPLNTETSCFWQNHGEENDVKTEDIQTEVFRLPTTCFAEEDGSIVNSGRWLQWHWKGGDAPGVAIPDAEILSGIFHRLRQLYKEEGGAMPEQVLNMTWDYFDPDNPTSAEVAQESNGKALVDLKDADGNIILKKGQLLSSFAQLRDDGTTASGCWIFAGSWTEKGNQMANRDNSDPSGLGNTLGWAWAWPLNRRIIYNRASADPQGQPWDPKRKLIEWDGSKWTGIDVPDYSNAAPGSDVGPFIMQPEGMGRLFAIDKMAEGPFPEHYEPIETPLGTNPLHPNVVSNPAARIFKDDWNDMGKAEDFPYVGTTYRLTEHFHFWTKHARLNAIIQPQQFIEIGERLAAEKGIVQGDTVKVSSKRGYIKAKAVVTKRIRTLDVDGRKVDTIGIPIHWGFEGVAVKGFIANTLTPFVGDANTQTPEFKAFLVNVEKV, translated from the coding sequence ATGCAGGTCAGCAGAAGACAGTTCTTTAAGATCTGTGCTGGCGGTATGGCAGGTACTACAGCGGCGGCGCTCGGTTTTGCACCAGCAGTTGCGCTAGCTGGCTCACGTCAGTATAAATTACTGAGAGCCCGTGAAACCCGCAATACCTGTACGTACTGTTCTGTCGGTTGTGGACTATTAATGTATAGTCTGGGCGATGGCGCGAAAAACGCAAAAGAAACAATATTCCATATTGAAGGTGACTCAGACCATCCAGTAAACCGCGGTGCATTATGCCCTAAAGGTGCTGGTCTTGTGGATTTCATTCACAGTGAAGGTCGCTTAAAACACCCAGAATACCGTGCACCCGGCTCGGATAAATGGGTTAAACTCACATGGGAAGAAACGTTTGATCGTATTGCGCGCTTAATCAAAAAAGACCGCGATGCCAACTTCCAGAAATTCAATAAAGAAGGTGTAGAAGTCAACCGTTGGTTAACAACAGGTATGCTTTGCGCCTCTGCAGCAAGCAATGAAACTGGGTTTTTAACTCAGAAATTCTCAAGAGCTCTTGGGATGCTGGCTGTCGATAACCAAGCGCGTGTCTGACACGGACCAACGGTAGCAAGTCTTGCTCCAACATTTGGTCGCGGTGCGATGACCAACCACTGGGTTGATATGAAGAATGCCAATCTTATCGTCGTTATGGGCGGTAATGCGGCAGAAGCACACCCTGTGGGATTCCGCTGGGCAATGGAAGCTAAAATCCATAATAACGCCAAGCTAATTGTTATTGATCCTCGCTTCACCCGTACTGCGGCTGTTGCGGATTTCTATACGCCTATCCGTTCTGGTACTGATATTGCGTTCTTATCGGGCGTTATCTTATATCTGCTCGAAAATAAGAAATATCAAAAAGAATACGTTGAGGCTTATACCAATGCTAGCTTGATTGTCCGTGAAGACTATCATTTTGATGATGGTTTATTCAGCGGATATGATGCAGAAAAACGTAAATACGATAAAACCACTTGGAACTACGAGATGGATGAAAATGGTTTCGCAAAACGCGACACCACATTACAACATCCTCGTTGTGTCTGGAATCTGTTAAAACAACACGTTAGCCGTTATACGCCTGATGTGGTTACTCAGATTTGTGGTACACCAAAAGACGATTTCCTAAAAGTCTGTGAATATATTGCTGAAACAGCAGCGAAAGATAAAACAGCATCTTTCCTGTATGCATTAGGCTGGACTCAACATACCGTTGGTGCCCAAAACATTCGTACCATGGCAATGATCCAATTACTGTTAGGTAATATGGGTATGGCTGGTGGCGGTGTTAACGCACTACGTGGTCACTCCAATATTCAAGGCTTAACTGACCTCGGTCTATTATCTCAAAGCTTACCAGGTTACCTAACTTTGCCTTCTGAAAAGCAAACATCGTTAGAAACCTATTTAGCAGCGAATACGCCAAAAGCGACAGTACCGGGACAAGTTAACTACTGGGGCAATTATCCTAAATTCTTCGTCAGTATGATGAAGACATTTTATGGTGATAATGCTCAACGTGATAATGATTGGGGCTTCTCACTGTTACCTAAGTGGGACAAACCTTACGACGTTCTACAATATTTCGACATGATGGATAAAGGTGAAGTCAACGGCTATATCTGCCAAGGCTTTAACCCAGTGGCATCATTCCCGAATAAGAATAAAGTTGTTCGTTCATTATCAAAACTGAAATTCCTTATCACTATGGATCCGCTAAACACTGAAACTTCATGTTTCTGGCAGAACCACGGTGAAGAGAACGACGTTAAAACAGAAGATATCCAGACAGAAGTCTTCCGTCTGCCAACAACCTGTTTCGCAGAAGAAGACGGCTCTATCGTTAACTCTGGTCGCTGGTTACAGTGGCACTGGAAAGGCGGTGATGCCCCAGGTGTTGCTATCCCTGATGCTGAGATTTTATCTGGTATTTTCCATCGTTTACGCCAACTCTATAAAGAAGAAGGCGGCGCGATGCCAGAGCAGGTGTTGAATATGACTTGGGATTACTTTGATCCTGATAATCCAACATCCGCAGAAGTGGCACAAGAAAGCAATGGTAAAGCGTTAGTCGATTTAAAAGACGCTGATGGCAATATCATTCTGAAAAAAGGTCAACTGCTTAGCTCGTTTGCTCAGTTACGTGATGATGGTACAACAGCAAGTGGCTGTTGGATCTTCGCAGGTAGCTGGACAGAGAAAGGCAACCAAATGGCTAACCGTGATAACTCCGATCCATCAGGATTAGGTAATACATTAGGTTGGGCATGGGCATGGCCTCTTAACCGTCGCATTATTTATAACCGCGCATCGGCAGACCCACAAGGTCAACCATGGGATCCTAAACGTAAGCTAATCGAATGGGATGGTAGCAAATGGACAGGTATTGATGTACCTGACTATAGCAATGCTGCACCAGGTTCTGATGTTGGTCCATTTATTATGCAGCCAGAAGGTATGGGACGTCTGTTTGCTATCGACAAGATGGCAGAAGGTCCATTCCCTGAACACTATGAGCCAATTGAAACACCATTGGGTACTAACCCGCTGCATCCAAATGTTGTTTCAAATCCAGCAGCGCGTATTTTTAAAGATGACTGGAATGATATGGGTAAAGCAGAAGATTTCCCATATGTCGGTACAACTTATCGTCTGACAGAACATTTCCACTTCTGGACTAAACACGCGCGCTTAAATGCGATTATTCAACCACAACAATTTATTGAAATTGGTGAGCGTTTAGCCGCAGAAAAAGGCATTGTTCAAGGTGATACCGTTAAAGTCAGCTCCAAACGTGGTTATATCAAAGCGAAAGCGGTAGTCACTAAACGTATCAGGACTCTTGATGTTGATGGTCGCAAAGTGGATACCATTGGTATTCCGATCCACTGGGGCTTTGAAGGTGTTGCAGTGAAAGGCTTTATTGCAAATACGCTAACGCCATTTGTGGGTGATGCGAATACACAAACGCCTGAGTTTAAAGCGTTCCTTGTTAATGTGGAAAAGGTGTAA
- the fdhD gene encoding formate dehydrogenase accessory sulfurtransferase FdhD: MDETKSTKLLTKRVIIGVDQTIVQHKGSLNRQEDDYIALEVPVALVYNGISHVVMMASPKNLELFAVGFSLSEGIIESSNEIRSIEIVESCHGGIEVQVELSSRRFMGLKERRRNMAGRTGCGICGTEQLEEIFRPITPLPFTQTFSLSNLDKALAQMTTVQEIGELTGCTHAAVWLSPEGEMQGGCEDVGRHVALDKLLGMKAQEKWHEGAVLVSSRASYEMVQKAAMCGTEILFAVSAATSLAVEVANKYNVTLVGFCRRGRATIFTHPQRLTD, translated from the coding sequence ATGGATGAAACAAAATCGACAAAATTGTTAACTAAACGTGTAATCATTGGCGTAGATCAAACAATTGTGCAACACAAAGGATCTCTCAACAGACAAGAAGATGATTATATTGCACTCGAAGTTCCTGTTGCATTAGTATACAACGGAATTTCTCACGTTGTTATGATGGCTAGCCCTAAAAATTTAGAGTTGTTTGCTGTCGGATTTTCTTTATCCGAAGGCATTATAGAATCTTCTAATGAAATTCGAAGTATCGAAATTGTGGAAAGTTGCCATGGGGGCATTGAAGTTCAAGTTGAATTATCAAGCCGACGCTTTATGGGGTTAAAAGAGCGCCGCCGCAATATGGCAGGGCGTACAGGCTGTGGTATTTGTGGAACTGAACAACTAGAAGAGATTTTCCGACCTATTACACCGTTACCTTTTACACAAACGTTTTCACTGTCAAATCTTGATAAAGCCTTAGCGCAAATGACAACGGTTCAAGAAATCGGTGAGCTAACGGGGTGTACACATGCTGCGGTTTGGTTGTCACCAGAAGGTGAAATGCAAGGAGGATGCGAAGACGTTGGTCGTCATGTTGCGCTTGATAAACTTTTAGGTATGAAAGCACAAGAAAAATGGCATGAAGGCGCGGTATTAGTTTCAAGCCGAGCAAGCTATGAAATGGTACAAAAAGCGGCGATGTGTGGCACAGAAATTTTATTTGCTGTTTCTGCCGCAACCTCTTTAGCTGTTGAAGTTGCTAATAAATATAATGTTACGCTGGTGGGTTTTTGTCGTCGCGGAAGAGCAACGATATTTACTCATCCACAACGACTGACAGACTAA
- a CDS encoding GNAT family N-acetyltransferase has protein sequence MTSFQSRTDLLEKAEKMIADHWPAFMMGTSVNESYWDRLYAPPFSHYQFLAVLKENDQEEVIGVINAVAFPWKHNSFNALPDNGWDCVFELGMQADEKQCPCQLISALSVTVDSRYRGQGIPQRLIKTLKAYAKDQGYLGVVVPVRPTLKHRYPLHSFEEYCQWKNDNNEPFDPWIRTHWRLGATIIKIAPQSMKIEAPKETWEQWTSLRFPTSGDYAIPMGLAPVSIDIQHQSGTYLEPNLWMFHDIN, from the coding sequence ATGACGAGTTTTCAGTCTCGTACTGATTTACTCGAAAAAGCAGAAAAAATGATTGCTGATCATTGGCCCGCTTTTATGATGGGAACCTCTGTTAATGAAAGCTATTGGGATCGCTTATACGCACCTCCTTTTTCTCATTACCAATTTCTCGCCGTATTAAAAGAAAATGATCAAGAAGAAGTCATTGGTGTGATAAACGCTGTCGCTTTCCCTTGGAAACATAACAGTTTTAATGCACTTCCTGATAATGGCTGGGATTGTGTATTTGAATTAGGTATGCAAGCAGATGAAAAACAGTGCCCATGCCAACTTATTTCAGCATTGTCAGTCACCGTTGATAGCCGTTATCGTGGCCAAGGAATTCCGCAACGTTTAATTAAAACCCTAAAAGCTTACGCTAAAGATCAAGGTTATCTTGGTGTTGTCGTCCCTGTTAGACCGACATTAAAGCACCGCTATCCTCTGCACTCTTTTGAAGAGTATTGCCAGTGGAAAAATGATAACAATGAACCCTTTGATCCTTGGATACGCACACATTGGCGTTTAGGTGCGACGATTATTAAAATAGCCCCACAGTCTATGAAAATAGAAGCGCCAAAAGAAACATGGGAACAATGGACTTCTTTACGGTTTCCCACGAGTGGTGATTATGCCATTCCTATGGGGCTTGCACCGGTTAGTATTGATATTCAACACCAATCTGGCACTTATCTTGAGCCTAACTTGTGGATGTTCCACGATATTAATTAG